In a genomic window of Pontibacter liquoris:
- a CDS encoding malectin domain-containing carbohydrate-binding protein, with product MSIQLFSLAFASPALAAKRSVSAARFATTTLVSNVSATSGRSYKIADLAVGALPYTDRTYTITSVPSSFAGATLVQTANDDKKSTSSALLTFDLSETATIYVAYDPRGTALPSWLSGWTKLADKIGINDSKISAMNLYSKSFAAGKVTLGGNLASPAAGAENNYFVVAKPAPVAAATLISNVAATSGKSYKVADLAVGALMYTDRTYKITSVPSTLTGATLIQTANDDKKSTSTSLLSFDLSEAATVYVAYDPRATALPTWLSGWTKLADQLGVEDSQISAMNLYSKSFAAGKVTLGGNLASPAAGAQTNYLVVAKQSTTTPPPTSQDVMVNFQLSTSATPTGYLADIGKSFDTSRGYGWIDASTKQPKDMTSGMRERSGTTDVRLRTLAQMQDTKIGQSIWEYAVPNGYYSVAVSAGDLSYLDSKHQVNVEGVAAISGFVPTSSEKFRSGSVIVEVTDGKLTIDANGGTNTKLNYALISPSSAAGDVTPPVVSVKFTGTQQSAGVYRDEVQVSVEASDNGGSGLASVQYSLNGGSYTTYSSPIKISTIGNYTVRARATDGSGNVTTTDTYNFSVAEGTTTNTYMFVENYDKFPGLDEMTFSLIQTPWRRLKDDGTYTPYNSNHNQVKLRIHNKGKGTLVLSNLVLSNSSAWKIVSLNSTDYNASSSLPVSVSSGTYAEAVVEFIAKDAATRVKVLTDTLSIYSNDDFAPYKKVVLRGLWQKAGEGNSEPYAQEIINAFGFKTKTGFNHDDGTIDGETIVPNSDEILSSFFVRVDPSKPVDVKQMAAYHNCCSNTERFQWYDKGSTTLVTLFTHNSLDGQSLLPRKSGSTTALAQGTFSPSGSFGMKVGSAYSDRTRNSEGKIGMRIWKARDNKGNIIPNAYIIGGDYLGTSYTNYDYQDNIYYISNVKPADGPAYTSELAAAPSDVDFAGVLLGSSKTLSVKLSNLGQTYVSGSDPAIQIKSIELAGPDANEFSATMPATTSLAVQTSTTMSVKFTPKSLGIKNAAVLVYYDNAASPLRIPLYGIANDNSTTISAIKRIKGAADNSVTIGGKVWEADIDYRKGSIKLDAQVVKTPIAATDDDVLYQTYLSAATDLAETRYDIPLPNGNYMVRVHFVENFFSSTGARVFNTTIENSLRLANFDIYREVGYRAALVHDFDVSVTDGVLNFKFNPTANRVAVAAVEIFKASAASALATSQSQLMTQESGFDANGRSLRLYPNPNTGDKVMAELHGFGPHEMVSISMHDVSGRQVQVRSIETDANGVATIEMPITGNIQRGIYLLKATSASGQAQGKLIVAH from the coding sequence ATGAGTATCCAGCTATTTTCACTTGCCTTCGCTTCACCTGCCCTTGCAGCCAAACGAAGTGTAAGTGCTGCCCGTTTCGCTACGACCACGCTTGTCTCGAACGTATCGGCCACTAGTGGCAGGAGCTATAAAATAGCTGATCTGGCGGTGGGCGCCTTGCCGTATACCGACCGCACCTATACTATTACCTCGGTGCCTTCTTCCTTTGCCGGTGCCACCCTGGTGCAGACGGCCAACGATGACAAGAAAAGCACCAGTTCTGCCTTGCTCACCTTCGACCTGTCAGAAACAGCTACGATTTATGTAGCATATGATCCGCGGGGCACGGCGCTGCCTTCCTGGCTTTCCGGCTGGACGAAGCTCGCGGATAAAATCGGGATCAATGATTCCAAGATCAGCGCGATGAATCTCTATAGCAAGAGCTTCGCAGCTGGCAAGGTTACCTTGGGTGGCAACCTGGCCAGCCCGGCGGCCGGTGCTGAAAACAACTACTTTGTGGTAGCCAAACCAGCTCCGGTTGCTGCTGCAACCCTTATTTCGAATGTAGCCGCGACCAGTGGCAAGAGCTACAAGGTTGCCGATCTGGCGGTGGGCGCGCTGATGTACACGGACCGTACTTACAAGATCACGTCGGTGCCTTCTACTTTAACAGGCGCTACGCTGATCCAGACTGCCAACGACGACAAGAAAAGCACCAGCACTTCGCTGCTCTCTTTTGATCTTTCTGAAGCAGCAACGGTGTATGTGGCCTATGATCCCCGTGCAACGGCGCTGCCTACCTGGCTTTCGGGGTGGACAAAGCTTGCCGACCAGCTGGGCGTAGAGGACTCGCAAATCAGTGCCATGAACCTGTACAGCAAGAGCTTTGCCGCTGGGAAAGTCACCCTGGGTGGCAACCTGGCCAGCCCGGCTGCCGGGGCTCAAACAAATTACCTCGTTGTAGCTAAGCAAAGTACTACTACACCTCCGCCTACCTCGCAAGATGTGATGGTAAACTTCCAGCTATCCACATCAGCAACACCAACAGGCTACCTAGCCGATATCGGCAAGTCGTTTGATACAAGTAGAGGATATGGCTGGATTGATGCTTCCACCAAACAGCCCAAAGATATGACGAGCGGCATGCGCGAGCGCTCCGGTACAACGGATGTGCGTCTCAGAACACTTGCCCAAATGCAGGATACTAAAATCGGGCAGTCAATTTGGGAATATGCCGTGCCAAATGGCTATTATAGTGTAGCGGTGAGCGCCGGCGACCTCAGTTACCTGGACAGCAAGCACCAGGTGAACGTGGAAGGCGTAGCGGCGATCTCGGGCTTCGTACCTACTTCTTCAGAGAAATTCCGCTCCGGTAGTGTGATCGTGGAAGTGACCGATGGCAAACTGACGATCGATGCAAACGGTGGAACCAATACCAAGCTGAACTATGCCCTGATCAGCCCTTCTTCAGCAGCAGGCGATGTGACGCCGCCTGTCGTTTCGGTTAAGTTTACGGGAACACAACAGTCTGCCGGCGTGTACCGCGACGAAGTGCAGGTTTCGGTAGAGGCATCCGATAATGGTGGTTCTGGCCTGGCCTCGGTACAATACAGCCTGAACGGTGGCTCCTATACAACTTATTCTTCCCCAATTAAGATCAGCACGATCGGCAACTATACGGTCCGTGCCCGAGCAACTGACGGAAGTGGCAATGTAACGACAACGGATACCTATAACTTCAGCGTAGCCGAGGGGACCACGACCAACACGTATATGTTCGTCGAAAACTATGATAAATTCCCCGGACTGGACGAAATGACCTTTTCACTTATCCAGACGCCCTGGAGACGTTTAAAAGATGATGGTACCTATACGCCGTATAATAGCAACCACAATCAGGTAAAACTGCGGATCCATAACAAAGGCAAAGGCACCCTTGTGCTTAGCAACCTGGTGCTCTCTAACAGCAGTGCCTGGAAGATCGTCTCGCTTAACAGCACCGACTACAATGCCTCCTCTTCCTTGCCGGTATCGGTAAGCTCCGGCACGTATGCTGAGGCCGTAGTGGAATTTATTGCCAAAGATGCCGCTACCCGTGTGAAGGTGCTCACAGATACACTTTCCATTTATTCGAATGATGATTTTGCCCCTTACAAAAAGGTAGTATTGCGCGGCCTGTGGCAGAAAGCAGGGGAGGGTAATAGTGAGCCTTACGCGCAGGAGATCATCAATGCATTTGGCTTTAAAACAAAGACGGGCTTTAACCACGATGACGGTACAATCGACGGGGAAACCATCGTGCCCAATTCGGATGAAATCCTATCTTCCTTCTTTGTGCGAGTAGACCCAAGTAAACCGGTAGATGTGAAGCAGATGGCCGCCTATCATAACTGCTGTTCCAATACAGAGCGGTTCCAGTGGTATGATAAAGGCTCCACAACCCTGGTGACGCTCTTTACCCATAACTCTCTGGACGGGCAATCCTTGCTTCCGCGTAAAAGTGGCTCTACTACTGCTTTGGCGCAGGGGACTTTTAGCCCTTCCGGCAGTTTCGGAATGAAAGTAGGATCGGCTTATTCTGACAGAACCAGGAACTCGGAGGGCAAGATTGGCATGCGTATCTGGAAGGCACGCGATAACAAAGGCAACATCATCCCCAATGCATATATTATCGGAGGGGATTACCTGGGTACTTCCTACACCAACTATGATTACCAGGATAACATTTATTATATCAGCAATGTGAAGCCGGCGGATGGGCCTGCCTATACTTCAGAGTTAGCAGCTGCGCCATCGGATGTAGATTTTGCCGGGGTGCTGCTAGGAAGTAGCAAAACTCTAAGCGTGAAGCTGAGCAACCTGGGGCAAACGTATGTCAGTGGCAGCGATCCGGCTATCCAGATCAAGTCTATCGAACTGGCAGGGCCTGATGCCAATGAGTTCTCTGCTACCATGCCTGCTACAACGTCCCTCGCTGTACAGACCTCAACGACCATGTCCGTTAAGTTTACTCCAAAAAGCTTGGGGATCAAGAATGCAGCCGTGCTGGTATACTATGATAATGCCGCCTCGCCGCTCCGCATTCCGCTTTACGGCATTGCCAACGATAACAGCACGACCATCTCTGCTATAAAACGAATCAAAGGCGCTGCAGATAACAGTGTGACGATCGGGGGCAAAGTATGGGAAGCCGACATTGATTACCGCAAAGGCTCTATTAAGTTGGATGCGCAGGTCGTGAAAACGCCGATAGCAGCCACAGATGACGATGTGTTATACCAGACCTATCTATCGGCAGCAACCGATCTGGCAGAAACACGCTACGATATTCCGTTGCCTAATGGAAACTATATGGTGCGGGTACACTTTGTGGAAAATTTCTTCTCTTCCACAGGCGCACGCGTGTTCAACACTACTATCGAAAATTCGCTGCGCCTGGCAAACTTCGATATTTACCGGGAAGTAGGGTATAGAGCTGCATTGGTTCATGATTTCGATGTGAGTGTAACGGACGGCGTGCTTAACTTCAAATTCAATCCAACGGCAAACCGGGTAGCAGTAGCTGCTGTCGAGATCTTCAAAGCATCCGCTGCCTCCGCGCTGGCAACTTCACAGAGCCAGTTGATGACCCAGGAATCAGGCTTTGATGCGAATGGCCGTTCGCTGCGCCTCTATCCAAACCCCAACACAGGAGACAAGGTCATGGCAGAATTGCATGGTTTTGGCCCTCATGAAATGGTTTCAATATCCATGCATGATGTTTCGGGGCGCCAGGTACAGGTGCGAAGTATAGAAACGGATGCAAATGGTGTGGCTACCATAGAAATGCCGATCACAGGCAATATCCAGCGTGGTATCTACTTGTTAAAAGCGACGTCGGCTTCCGGGCAGGCGCAAGGCAAACTGATAGTAGCACATTAA
- a CDS encoding kelch repeat-containing protein produces the protein MSLISVTAVAGTAPVFEKSAYILSISDNAAIGASVGKVAAADPDGSAVTYALTAGNTNSTFNLNSSTGTLAVAKRLNHHYQDRFSLTIKATDAEGLSSTATAVITVTAGTQIADFTSITWGTAASQPIGTHEVHGETVNGKLYIFGGYDVLKQPSWTPTKRAYVYDPATNTWSPIADLPHLPKGTDFGGITHEGLATDGTDIYLAGGYTSNSSGTGQVFGTKQVYRYNVGSNTYTRLPDLPKELAAGQMQYLKGKLHYAGGANLSRSDIAEHYVLDLDNLGAGWKAAAPLANPRNHPGSAVFEGKMYYIGGAHHQDDNTVTQATVERYDPETDSWTYVASMPTGLDHISSSVIVLGNRILVLGGETSHNVKTSQVLAYSAASNSWAKLTPLPATTSAGVAAAVNGVIYYTGGNFSKTNRKGQPAGTTTSQQVASLTLINADNNQDLQTLTNGATLNLATLPTKNFNIRANTNPATVGSVSFQLSGAQTKSVTESIAPYAFYGDDNNGDYYAWTPALGNYTIKATPYTASKGSGTAGTALTVTFSVVNQASALVSNVSASSGRSYKVADLAVGALPYTDRTYTITSVPSSLTGATLVLTANDDKKSTSSALLTFDLSETATIYVAYDPRGTALPSWLSGWTKLSDKIGINDSKISAMNLYSKSFAAGKVTLGGNLASPAAGAENNYFVVAKPAPVAAATLISNVAATSGKSYKVADLAVGALMYTDRTYKITSVPSTLTGATLIQTANDDKKSTSTSLLSFDLSEAATVYVAYDPRATALPTWLSGWTKLADKLGVDDSQISAMNLYSKSFAAGKVTLGGNLASPAAGSQTNYLVVAKASSQGLAATQTIAREQPHTDIKLQVFPNPTAGDKLYVELENFAAQEAIVVTLVDVVGRSLLSQTIIANAQGRATAEILTSTSLKQGIYLINAQAASGNLQSKIIVQ, from the coding sequence TTGTCATTGATTAGTGTTACCGCTGTAGCAGGCACTGCGCCCGTTTTTGAGAAGAGCGCCTATATCCTGAGCATTTCCGACAATGCCGCTATCGGGGCAAGCGTGGGCAAAGTAGCCGCCGCTGACCCGGACGGGAGTGCGGTAACGTATGCGCTCACGGCCGGCAATACCAACAGCACTTTTAATTTAAATAGCAGTACAGGTACCCTTGCGGTGGCAAAGCGCCTGAACCATCATTACCAGGATCGCTTTTCTTTAACGATAAAAGCAACCGATGCCGAAGGTCTTTCCAGCACCGCAACTGCTGTGATCACGGTTACTGCCGGAACGCAGATAGCGGATTTCACAAGTATAACGTGGGGGACGGCGGCCAGTCAGCCCATTGGTACCCACGAGGTGCATGGCGAGACGGTGAATGGGAAGCTCTACATCTTTGGCGGGTATGATGTGCTGAAACAGCCCAGCTGGACGCCTACCAAGCGGGCGTATGTGTATGATCCTGCCACCAATACCTGGAGCCCGATTGCGGACTTGCCGCATTTGCCAAAAGGAACCGATTTTGGAGGCATCACCCACGAAGGACTGGCCACCGATGGCACTGATATTTATTTGGCCGGGGGCTATACTTCCAATTCTAGCGGCACAGGGCAGGTATTTGGTACCAAACAGGTTTACCGCTACAATGTAGGCAGCAACACCTATACCCGCTTACCTGACCTGCCAAAAGAACTGGCAGCCGGCCAGATGCAATACCTGAAAGGCAAACTGCATTATGCCGGCGGCGCCAATTTGTCGCGCAGCGATATTGCAGAGCATTATGTGCTGGACCTCGACAACCTGGGAGCGGGCTGGAAAGCGGCTGCTCCCCTGGCTAACCCCCGTAACCACCCGGGCTCGGCGGTTTTCGAAGGCAAGATGTATTATATAGGCGGAGCACACCACCAGGATGACAACACCGTGACCCAGGCAACGGTGGAAAGGTATGATCCGGAGACAGACTCCTGGACGTATGTCGCTTCCATGCCGACCGGGCTGGATCATATTTCCTCGTCAGTTATCGTGTTGGGAAACCGCATTCTGGTGCTGGGTGGGGAAACATCGCATAACGTGAAGACTAGCCAGGTGCTGGCATATTCTGCTGCCAGCAACTCCTGGGCAAAGCTAACACCGCTCCCTGCCACAACTTCGGCCGGTGTGGCCGCTGCCGTGAATGGGGTTATTTATTACACTGGAGGAAATTTTTCCAAAACAAACCGCAAAGGCCAGCCGGCAGGAACCACGACAAGCCAGCAGGTGGCCAGCCTGACGCTTATTAATGCCGATAACAACCAAGACCTGCAAACGCTGACAAACGGCGCCACGCTGAACCTGGCCACCTTGCCAACAAAGAACTTTAACATCCGGGCGAACACCAATCCGGCTACTGTGGGCAGTGTTAGTTTCCAGCTATCCGGTGCGCAAACAAAGTCCGTGACGGAAAGTATTGCCCCTTATGCCTTCTATGGCGATGACAACAACGGGGATTATTATGCCTGGACGCCTGCCTTAGGTAACTATACTATAAAAGCAACGCCTTATACTGCTTCAAAAGGCTCTGGAACGGCAGGCACCGCGCTGACAGTGACCTTTTCGGTAGTGAACCAGGCATCGGCGCTTGTCTCGAACGTATCGGCCAGCAGTGGCAGGAGCTATAAAGTAGCTGATCTGGCGGTGGGAGCCTTGCCGTATACCGACCGCACCTATACTATTACCTCGGTGCCTTCTTCCTTAACAGGCGCCACCCTGGTGCTGACGGCCAACGATGACAAGAAAAGCACCAGTTCTGCCTTGCTCACCTTCGACCTGTCAGAAACAGCTACAATTTATGTAGCCTATGATCCGCGGGGCACGGCGCTGCCTTCCTGGCTTTCGGGCTGGACGAAGCTCTCAGATAAAATCGGGATCAATGATTCCAAGATCAGCGCCATGAATCTCTATAGCAAGAGCTTCGCAGCTGGCAAGGTTACGCTGGGTGGCAACCTGGCCAGCCCGGCGGCCGGTGCTGAAAACAACTACTTTGTGGTAGCCAAACCAGCTCCGGTTGCTGCTGCAACCCTTATTTCGAATGTAGCGGCGACCAGCGGTAAGAGCTACAAGGTAGCCGATCTGGCGGTGGGCGCGCTGATGTACACGGACCGTACTTATAAGATCACGTCGGTGCCTTCTACTTTAACAGGTGCTACGCTGATCCAGACAGCCAACGACGACAAGAAAAGCACCAGCACTTCGCTGCTCTCTTTTGATCTTTCTGAAGCAGCAACGGTGTATGTGGCCTATGATCCCCGCGCAACAGCGCTGCCTACCTGGCTTTCGGGCTGGACAAAGCTTGCCGATAAACTGGGCGTAGATGATTCGCAGATCAGTGCTATGAACTTATATAGCAAGAGCTTTGCCGCTGGTAAAGTCACCCTGGGTGGTAACCTGGCTAGCCCGGCGGCCGGTTCCCAAACAAATTACCTGGTTGTGGCAAAGGCTTCATCACAGGGGCTTGCTGCAACGCAAACGATAGCAAGGGAGCAGCCGCATACAGACATAAAACTGCAAGTATTCCCTAACCCGACGGCCGGAGATAAGCTTTATGTGGAACTAGAAAACTTCGCAGCACAGGAGGCTATTGTGGTTACCCTGGTTGACGTAGTCGGACGTTCTTTATTGTCGCAGACCATTATTGCCAATGCACAGGGCAGGGCAACAGCAGAAATCCTGACGAGCACCTCCCTGAAGCAGGGCATTTACCTGATCAACGCGCAGGCTGCTTCGGGCAATCTGCAATCAAAAATAATAGTACAATAA
- a CDS encoding Sec-independent protein translocase subunit TatA/TatB encodes MVITNILAFIGDLGGSEILLILVVILLLFGAKRIPELARGLGKGINEFKNAAKEVSSEITTAAKDDEKTVK; translated from the coding sequence ATGGTTATCACCAACATTCTAGCTTTTATAGGAGACCTGGGAGGTTCAGAGATTCTCTTAATCCTTGTCGTTATCCTGCTGCTCTTTGGAGCCAAGCGTATTCCTGAGCTGGCAAGAGGCTTAGGTAAGGGTATTAACGAGTTCAAAAATGCCGCCAAAGAGGTGTCGAGTGAGATCACGACTGCCGCCAAAGACGACGAGAAAACCGTAAAATAG
- a CDS encoding TonB-dependent receptor domain-containing protein: MKLYCLLLIVMLTGWTGTAFAQTTGMLTGAITDTKGQPLGFVNVAVVDAASAAVITGTIADLEGQFQIKTPTPGKYLLKLTFLGYSPLQTAPFEVAGDKDSKDFGTLVLQEDAQVLQEVTVQAMRPTVVTEAGKTVVSVEGTALAGGSTALEVLTKAPGVWVDQEGNIKLNGKAGVQLMIDGKSTYLSGKELQNLLQSMSAENVKDLEIIANPSARYDAEGASGMININLKKNALPGMNGSVRVGYQYSELHGYTAGADLNYQHGKWSSSGSLDLAKRTQYRLNDMQRLFHDSEESHLIQDIHQEGTRLVPTLRLGTDYEANSKHSFGVMVNLSDARNRDNIRTASYLRSNQPATDLFVKARNTSEAKYKNGTLNLHYLGKLDTVGTLLSADLDYVRLSSYDESSFENQYDSLGNASPVILARLLTLNPTSYDIYAAKTDFTKALGRASKLELGAKASRVISDNEVRFYEVADASRQLDERRSNHFIYKENILAAYANYTASLGEKWRLQAGLRAEQTATRGHSLTLNQVTERNYLDLFPSLFLQQQVSAAYQISYSYSRRINRPQYEALNPFFFYLDPYTVAVGNPQLKPQYATTLEVTQVLHQAYNLTLGYAATKDFIFEVPVQDKARNTTMFQQQNVDHATSLYATLVAPITVLPQWQMNNNATVSYQRFEDVLDGQRQKNEQVTFMAQSNQQVQLPSQVRLELKAAYQGPVVYGLYRMQSNWSLDAGLKRSFMQDKLDVSLSVTDIFRTRRVKGDTAVNGTSITSSQYTGSQSFRVGLRYKFSRGSQFEARKRDVSLEELNRASGK; this comes from the coding sequence ATGAAATTATATTGTTTACTTCTGATCGTAATGCTGACTGGTTGGACCGGTACAGCTTTTGCGCAAACCACCGGCATGCTGACCGGTGCCATTACCGATACAAAGGGCCAGCCACTGGGCTTTGTAAATGTGGCGGTGGTGGATGCCGCCTCCGCTGCGGTTATTACCGGAACGATTGCCGACCTGGAAGGCCAGTTTCAGATCAAAACCCCGACGCCGGGCAAGTACCTGCTAAAATTAACATTCCTGGGCTATTCGCCTTTGCAGACAGCCCCTTTTGAGGTAGCTGGGGATAAGGATAGCAAAGACTTCGGTACCCTGGTGCTTCAGGAGGACGCGCAGGTATTGCAGGAAGTAACGGTGCAGGCCATGCGCCCCACGGTTGTAACCGAAGCTGGTAAAACAGTGGTGAGCGTGGAAGGCACGGCGCTGGCAGGCGGAAGCACGGCTTTGGAAGTACTCACCAAAGCGCCGGGCGTGTGGGTGGACCAGGAGGGCAACATCAAACTGAATGGCAAAGCCGGTGTGCAGCTCATGATCGACGGCAAAAGCACCTACCTGTCGGGTAAGGAACTGCAGAACCTGCTGCAGAGCATGTCAGCCGAAAATGTGAAAGACCTCGAGATCATTGCCAATCCCTCGGCCCGGTATGACGCTGAAGGCGCTTCGGGTATGATCAATATCAACCTTAAAAAGAATGCCCTGCCCGGTATGAATGGCAGCGTACGCGTCGGATACCAGTACAGCGAGCTGCACGGCTATACTGCCGGGGCAGACCTGAACTATCAGCACGGGAAATGGAGCTCCTCTGGCAGCCTGGACCTGGCAAAACGCACCCAGTATCGCCTAAACGACATGCAGCGCCTGTTTCACGATAGTGAAGAAAGCCACCTGATACAGGACATACACCAGGAAGGCACGCGCCTGGTGCCTACGCTTCGACTGGGCACTGATTACGAAGCAAACAGCAAGCACAGTTTCGGGGTGATGGTCAACCTGTCTGATGCCCGCAACCGCGATAACATCCGGACAGCTTCTTACCTGCGCAGCAACCAGCCCGCGACCGATCTATTTGTTAAAGCCAGGAATACCTCCGAAGCAAAGTATAAAAATGGCACCCTGAACCTGCATTACCTGGGCAAGCTGGACACGGTGGGGACTTTGCTTTCGGCAGACCTGGATTACGTGCGGCTCAGCAGCTACGATGAATCGAGTTTTGAAAACCAGTACGATAGCTTGGGCAATGCATCGCCGGTTATACTTGCCCGGTTACTTACGCTCAACCCCACCAGCTACGACATTTACGCTGCCAAAACAGATTTTACCAAAGCCCTTGGCCGGGCCAGCAAACTGGAACTGGGCGCAAAGGCAAGCCGGGTGATCTCGGATAACGAAGTACGGTTCTATGAAGTGGCGGATGCATCGCGACAGCTGGATGAGCGCCGTAGTAACCACTTTATCTATAAAGAGAACATTCTGGCTGCCTATGCCAATTACACGGCAAGCCTTGGTGAAAAATGGCGCCTGCAGGCAGGCCTGCGTGCCGAGCAGACGGCTACAAGGGGCCATTCTCTTACCCTGAACCAGGTAACAGAACGGAACTACCTGGATTTGTTCCCCAGCCTGTTTTTGCAGCAACAAGTAAGCGCGGCGTACCAGATCAGTTACAGCTACAGCCGCCGGATCAACCGCCCACAGTATGAGGCATTGAACCCGTTCTTCTTTTACCTTGATCCCTACACCGTAGCCGTGGGTAACCCCCAGTTAAAGCCGCAATATGCCACTACCCTCGAAGTGACGCAGGTGCTGCACCAGGCCTACAACCTAACGCTGGGCTATGCGGCAACCAAAGATTTTATATTTGAAGTGCCGGTACAGGATAAGGCAAGGAATACCACCATGTTCCAGCAGCAGAACGTCGATCATGCCACCAGCCTGTATGCAACGTTGGTAGCGCCCATTACCGTGCTGCCGCAATGGCAGATGAACAACAACGCCACGGTCTCTTACCAGCGTTTTGAAGATGTGCTGGACGGGCAGCGCCAGAAGAATGAGCAGGTAACTTTTATGGCACAATCGAACCAGCAGGTGCAGCTACCCAGCCAGGTCCGGCTGGAGCTAAAAGCCGCTTACCAGGGACCCGTTGTGTACGGCTTGTACCGCATGCAAAGCAACTGGAGCTTGGATGCGGGCCTGAAGCGCTCGTTTATGCAGGACAAACTGGATGTAAGCCTGAGCGTAACCGATATTTTCCGTACCAGGCGCGTTAAAGGGGATACGGCCGTAAACGGCACCTCTATTACTTCCAGCCAGTACACCGGTTCTCAGAGTTTCAGGGTGGGCCTTCGGTATAAGTTTAGCAGGGGCAGCCAGTTTGAGGCCAGAAAGCGCGACGTGAGCTTAGAGGAGTTGAACCGGGCCAGCGGCAAGTAA
- a CDS encoding sensor histidine kinase yields MKAFHTTFLKKIALAAIMAIFFYYTFVFINLGTIWLMNTGIVKELLLVFLFLLTTFWLHEKISRFFSANPFPKLPAFANPLAEAATVIVLSLLLCLLCVYLPTFLVMPNVEILPLRARLGFVVGAIISLFFYYFVERQRQQKQLQEEFLRTEQLQKENFKAQLEALKSQVNPHFLFNSLNILSSLIYKNQDLAARFLGQLADVYRALLDSGGKELVPLQKELELANAYLYLIKTRFGESIAFEVTVPPEVLSLQLVPTAVQMLLENAVKHNGATTTRPLKIRIYTAADYLVVENTLQPRLHPESTTKIGLQNIANRYKFLTDQQVQVEQTDAAFIVRLPLLKVE; encoded by the coding sequence ATGAAAGCTTTTCATACTACTTTCCTAAAAAAGATAGCGTTGGCGGCTATCATGGCCATCTTCTTTTACTATACTTTCGTTTTCATCAATCTGGGTACCATCTGGCTGATGAACACGGGTATTGTGAAAGAGCTGCTGTTGGTTTTCCTATTTCTGCTGACTACGTTCTGGCTGCACGAAAAAATTTCCCGCTTCTTTAGCGCCAACCCTTTCCCGAAGTTGCCCGCATTTGCCAACCCGCTTGCCGAGGCCGCCACGGTGATTGTGCTGAGCCTGCTTCTTTGCCTTTTATGCGTTTATCTCCCTACTTTCCTGGTGATGCCCAATGTAGAGATCCTGCCGCTCCGGGCACGGCTTGGCTTTGTGGTAGGGGCCATTATTTCCTTGTTCTTCTATTATTTTGTGGAGCGCCAACGCCAGCAAAAGCAGCTGCAGGAAGAGTTTCTGCGAACGGAGCAGTTGCAGAAAGAGAACTTTAAAGCCCAGCTCGAAGCTCTTAAAAGCCAGGTAAACCCGCATTTTCTCTTCAACAGCCTCAACATCCTGAGCTCGCTCATTTACAAGAACCAAGACCTGGCTGCCCGGTTTCTGGGCCAGTTGGCCGATGTATACCGTGCTCTGCTCGATAGTGGCGGCAAAGAACTGGTGCCCCTGCAAAAAGAACTGGAACTGGCAAACGCCTACCTTTACCTGATAAAAACCCGCTTTGGCGAAAGTATAGCCTTTGAGGTAACCGTACCGCCCGAAGTGCTTTCGTTGCAGCTGGTCCCCACCGCCGTGCAGATGCTGCTCGAAAATGCCGTAAAGCACAACGGCGCTACGACCACCCGGCCGTTGAAGATCCGGATCTATACCGCCGCAGATTACCTGGTGGTAGAAAACACCCTGCAGCCGCGCCTCCACCCTGAAAGCACTACAAAAATCGGTTTGCAGAATATCGCCAACAGGTATAAGTTCCTGACTGACCAGCAGGTACAGGTCGAGCAAACGGATGCTGCCTTTATCGTGCGCCTGCCTTTACTAAAAGTTGAATAA